Proteins encoded within one genomic window of Ostrinia nubilalis chromosome 5, ilOstNubi1.1, whole genome shotgun sequence:
- the LOC135072130 gene encoding uncharacterized protein LOC135072130, whose translation MIKLNADNVNITKSINETNSRLADLEKSLSYSHERQDVFDGRLKSVEDKLFVYEHLETQMNALEQKLTAMEQNARQCNLEICYIPERRGENLISIAESLGGIIACPIRASDIVSIHRVPHADSKIKRPKNVIVKLTNRMLRDNVISACRSTKGLDSSKLSISGPPATIYVNEHLTINNKLLFRQCRENARKQAYKYVWVKHGTILRPGCMRIFPMRNLWTNVIEYFDMTETELVVVGATAAVCWWRCAASSPRRPAPAPPPPRPGRARL comes from the exons ATGATTAAACTCAATGCCGACAATGTAAACATAACCAAGTCAATAAACGAAACTAATTCTCGGCTAGCTGATTTGGAGAAATCTCTGAGTTACTCACATGAGCGCCAGGACGTATTTGACGGCCGACTAAAATCAGTAGAAGACAAATTATTCGTCTATGAGCACCTGGAGACACAGATGAACGCACTTGAACAGAAGCTCACAGCCATGGAACAAAATGCCAGGCAGTGCAATCTTGAAATCTGCTACATACCCGAGCGACGAGGTGAAAACCTCATTAGCATCGCAGAAAGTCTAGGCGGTATCATTGCGTGCCCTATAAGGGCCTCGGACATTGTTTCTATTCATCGTGTACCGCACGCCGACTCAAAAATCAAACGACCGAAGAATGTGATTGTCAAACTGACTAACAGAATGCTACGCGATAATGTCATCTCAGCGTGCCGGTCAACCAAGGGTTTGGACTCATCGAAACTGTCTATAAGCGGGCCTCCGGCTACAATCTATGTGAACGAGCATTTGACAATCAACAACAAGCTGCTATTTCGCCAGTGCAGGGAAAATGCTAGAAAACAAGCATACAAATACGTGTGGGTCAAGCACGGTACTATCCTG AGACCTGGTTGCATGAGGATATTTCCGATGAGGAATTTATGGACAAACGTTATAGAGTATTTCGACATGACAGAGACCGAGCTGGTAGTGGTAGGCGCGACGGCGGCGGTGTGCTGGTGGCGGTGCGCCGCGAGCTCGCCGCGACgccctgcgcccgcgccgccgccgccgcgtccGGGGCGCGCTCGCCTCTAG